A portion of the Natronococcus sp. AD-5 genome contains these proteins:
- a CDS encoding DEAD/DEAH box helicase family protein, with translation MSGPDTAADGEHGLRRLQLQEEFRMGDDPLNEFYIPALRQSTRYDRAAGFFDSKSLQYAAQGIAGLIANGGSMRLITSPHLKPEDIEALQTADDAETEESVLTDRLEERLFEGDYLEFVNTDRFKCLAWMVEQDLLDIRIAYLTASDKETNPFSIYHEKLGVIGDDAGNRVAFSGSINETAAGWTDNYESFDIFRSWQPGEATRVDNKEQAFDRLWYNDDAMVTVRELPDAIETGLEEYSPGTVDGLPALDMFFTEEGGDGSPAPAEREDEVELWEHQQEAIQWWRDHDYEGLFAMATGAGKTLTALRAARLQADVRLTVVVVPSKVLLQQWKEEIRTVFGPNIDIQECSGDTDWKTNMTSLVDPFRVGSLDAIHDLPRSVVLTTLHTASSDTFLNYLKHVLPERLQLIVDEVHRAGAPTFQSIFEVDAGRRIGLSATPDRQWDEDGTAAIYSYFGGDDPFRFTTLEAIENGYLTEYEYHPIICELTPQEFEEYAALTTRIEQLSAQISSNDRVDDLIINQRDHLLRERADIKKTAARKPDRFEEFLAMDHPRPALVFCEDTEQIEELERRFQDHEGIDYGVYISNREEEQADAFFRFEHDLLDYLLAIKCLDEGVDVPDCSTAVIIASSRNKREFIQRRGRVLRQTEAVDRAQIYDMLVLPGLGAPPDDERARSLVKQELERAKVLMEAAENRDAVEQQLAEELDTYGRSFKHLAYI, from the coding sequence ATGAGCGGGCCAGACACAGCTGCAGACGGCGAGCACGGGTTGCGGCGCCTGCAGCTGCAGGAGGAATTCCGGATGGGGGACGACCCGCTGAACGAGTTCTATATCCCGGCGCTGCGGCAGAGCACCCGCTACGACCGGGCTGCCGGCTTTTTCGACAGTAAGTCGCTGCAGTACGCCGCCCAGGGCATCGCCGGCCTGATCGCGAACGGCGGATCGATGCGACTGATCACGAGCCCGCACCTCAAGCCGGAAGATATCGAGGCGCTCCAGACGGCCGATGACGCCGAGACCGAGGAATCCGTCCTCACCGACCGGCTGGAAGAACGGCTCTTCGAAGGGGACTACCTCGAGTTCGTGAACACCGACCGGTTCAAATGCCTCGCGTGGATGGTGGAGCAGGACCTGCTGGACATCCGGATTGCGTACCTCACAGCGAGCGACAAGGAAACGAACCCGTTCAGCATCTACCACGAAAAGCTCGGTGTGATCGGTGATGACGCCGGGAACCGGGTGGCGTTCAGCGGCTCCATCAACGAAACCGCTGCCGGGTGGACGGACAACTACGAATCGTTCGACATCTTTCGGAGCTGGCAGCCCGGCGAAGCCACGCGCGTGGACAACAAAGAGCAGGCGTTCGACCGGCTCTGGTACAATGACGACGCGATGGTTACAGTCCGCGAACTGCCGGATGCCATCGAAACCGGGCTGGAGGAGTATAGTCCGGGCACGGTGGACGGCCTCCCGGCGCTCGACATGTTCTTCACCGAGGAGGGCGGGGACGGCAGCCCGGCACCCGCTGAACGGGAGGACGAGGTCGAGCTGTGGGAGCATCAGCAGGAGGCGATCCAATGGTGGCGCGATCACGACTATGAAGGGTTGTTCGCGATGGCGACCGGGGCAGGCAAGACATTGACCGCGCTCCGCGCAGCCCGGCTCCAAGCAGACGTCCGGCTGACCGTGGTCGTGGTCCCGTCAAAGGTGCTACTCCAGCAGTGGAAGGAGGAGATCCGAACCGTCTTCGGCCCCAACATCGATATCCAGGAGTGCAGCGGAGACACGGATTGGAAGACAAACATGACATCGTTGGTCGACCCGTTCCGGGTCGGCTCGTTGGATGCCATCCACGACCTGCCCCGGTCCGTAGTCCTGACCACGCTCCACACGGCGTCGAGCGACACCTTCCTGAACTACTTGAAGCACGTGCTACCGGAGCGCCTGCAGCTCATCGTCGACGAGGTGCACCGCGCGGGGGCCCCGACCTTCCAGTCAATCTTCGAGGTGGATGCCGGTCGGCGGATTGGGCTGTCCGCGACACCGGACCGGCAATGGGACGAGGACGGGACCGCCGCCATCTACAGCTATTTCGGGGGAGACGACCCGTTCCGGTTCACGACACTGGAGGCGATCGAGAACGGGTATCTGACGGAGTACGAGTACCACCCGATCATCTGTGAGCTGACACCACAGGAGTTCGAGGAATACGCGGCGCTCACGACGCGGATCGAACAACTGTCAGCACAGATCAGTTCGAACGATCGCGTAGACGATTTGATCATTAATCAGCGGGACCATCTCCTCCGAGAACGCGCCGATATTAAGAAGACGGCGGCGCGAAAACCGGACCGGTTCGAGGAGTTCCTGGCGATGGACCACCCGCGTCCGGCCCTGGTGTTCTGTGAGGACACGGAACAGATCGAGGAGTTGGAACGCCGGTTCCAAGATCATGAGGGCATCGACTACGGCGTCTATATTTCTAACCGGGAGGAAGAACAGGCCGATGCGTTCTTCCGGTTTGAACACGATCTCCTCGACTACCTGCTGGCGATCAAGTGCCTCGACGAGGGTGTCGACGTCCCGGACTGTTCGACCGCTGTGATCATTGCAAGCTCCCGGAATAAACGGGAGTTCATCCAGCGGCGGGGCCGCGTGCTTCGACAGACAGAGGCCGTGGACCGGGCACAGATCTATGATATGCTCGTCCTCCCGGGCCTGGGGGCACCGCCAGACGACGAGCGCGCACGGTCCCTGGTCAAGCAGGAACTTGAGCGTGCAAAAGTGCTGATGGAAGCGGCCGAGAATC